The Listeria welshimeri serovar 6b str. SLCC5334 genome has a window encoding:
- a CDS encoding PTS fructose transporter subunit IIC, which translates to MKKLQIKKHALTAISYMLPLVVASGLLIAIGNLTNGQVIENYKAPYSVPDALVSLGVLGMGLLAPVIAGAIAYSIADRPGIAPGLLMGLIANSIGAGFLGGMLGGYLVGYFVLILVRYLKVPKWAQGLMPMMIVPLISSLVVGLLMYFVVGVPIVWATEAMTSFLQGMQGSMRFVFGAVLGAMAAFDFGGPVNKVASLFADGLLLEGVKEPEAVKILASMVPPFGVTLSWVVSKLIKKKKYTKSEEDNIKIAFPMGICMITEGVIPIAAVDPIRVIISCTLGAAVGGGLSMTWGIGSPVPSGGMFIVPAMNEPLLFCLALLIGTCVTAAMLLILKREPTKEEELIADQGLEEEEEIDLSGIKIS; encoded by the coding sequence ATGAAAAAACTGCAAATAAAGAAACATGCACTTACAGCGATTTCGTATATGTTACCGTTAGTTGTTGCCTCGGGGTTACTTATTGCCATTGGAAATTTAACAAATGGGCAGGTTATTGAAAATTATAAAGCACCATATTCAGTTCCAGATGCCCTTGTTTCTCTAGGTGTTCTTGGTATGGGACTGCTGGCCCCGGTGATTGCTGGAGCGATTGCTTATTCGATAGCAGATAGGCCGGGGATAGCGCCAGGATTACTAATGGGACTCATTGCTAATTCTATTGGTGCTGGATTTTTAGGCGGAATGCTTGGGGGATATTTGGTAGGGTATTTCGTACTTATCCTTGTGAGATATTTAAAGGTACCAAAATGGGCACAAGGTTTAATGCCAATGATGATTGTCCCACTTATTAGCAGTTTGGTCGTCGGACTTCTGATGTATTTTGTTGTAGGTGTACCGATTGTTTGGGCAACAGAAGCGATGACAAGTTTCTTACAAGGAATGCAAGGGAGTATGCGTTTTGTTTTTGGAGCGGTGCTTGGGGCAATGGCTGCATTTGACTTTGGTGGCCCTGTAAATAAAGTAGCCTCATTGTTTGCAGATGGCTTGCTTCTAGAAGGTGTCAAAGAACCGGAAGCAGTGAAAATTCTAGCTTCTATGGTGCCGCCTTTTGGAGTCACACTCTCTTGGGTAGTCTCAAAATTAATTAAAAAGAAAAAATATACAAAATCTGAAGAAGATAATATCAAAATCGCTTTTCCAATGGGGATTTGTATGATTACTGAGGGTGTTATTCCAATCGCGGCAGTTGACCCTATTCGTGTTATTATTTCTTGTACACTTGGAGCTGCAGTTGGCGGAGGACTTAGTATGACCTGGGGAATTGGCTCACCAGTCCCTTCAGGCGGTATGTTTATTGTCCCTGCGATGAACGAACCACTTCTTTTCTGCTTGGCGCTACTCATTGGGACTTGTGTCACAGCAGCCATGCTACTTATTTTAAAACGAGAACCTACGAAGGAAGAAGAGCTAATTGCAGACCAAGGTTTAGAAGAGGAAGAAGAAATCGATTTGTCTGGAATTAAAATTTCATAA
- a CDS encoding PTS fructose transporter subunit IIB, which produces MNIIGIAACTSGIAHTYIAKEKLTKAGIALGHTIHIETQGTIGIEDELSNEQVKNADVVIIAADIKVSGKDRFKGKRIVEIPTDIAIKAPKQIINKIDNEINN; this is translated from the coding sequence ATGAATATTATTGGAATTGCTGCATGTACGTCAGGAATTGCGCATACATACATTGCCAAAGAAAAACTGACAAAAGCTGGTATTGCGCTTGGCCACACAATTCACATTGAGACACAAGGAACCATTGGTATTGAAGATGAACTGTCAAATGAACAAGTGAAAAATGCGGATGTTGTCATCATTGCAGCTGATATTAAAGTAAGTGGGAAAGATCGTTTTAAAGGGAAACGCATTGTGGAAATCCCAACTGATATAGCAATTAAAGCGCCAAAGCAAATTATTAATAAAATAGATAACGAAATAAATAACTAG
- a CDS encoding PTS sugar transporter subunit IIA has protein sequence MDIQQLDISKVISPELVNLELQATTKLEVIEALTDLLVGNGAVRDKEAFIADVLYREEEGKTGLGEGVAIPHGKSASVTNTSIAVGRTKTPVEWESLDDKPVNIIILFAVKNSDATTTHIKLLQKVAILLADEEVIEEFQTVQTKEDFIKLLAKNQE, from the coding sequence ATGGATATCCAGCAGTTAGACATTAGCAAAGTAATAAGCCCAGAACTTGTGAATTTAGAATTGCAAGCAACAACCAAATTAGAAGTAATAGAAGCATTAACAGATTTACTTGTTGGAAATGGAGCAGTAAGAGATAAAGAGGCTTTTATAGCAGATGTATTATATCGCGAAGAAGAAGGGAAAACGGGCCTTGGAGAAGGCGTAGCTATTCCACACGGGAAATCAGCCAGTGTTACAAACACATCTATTGCGGTCGGGAGAACCAAAACTCCAGTAGAATGGGAGTCGCTTGATGATAAACCAGTTAATATTATTATTCTTTTCGCCGTCAAGAATTCGGATGCTACAACAACACATATAAAATTACTTCAAAAAGTAGCCATTTTACTCGCAGATGAAGAGGTGATTGAAGAATTTCAAACGGTACAAACGAAAGAAGATTTTATTAAATTATTAGCTAAAAATCAAGAGTAG
- a CDS encoding BglG family transcription antiterminator encodes MLLTKTERGLINLLLTKNDFLTANQLAEMLEVSSKTIYRKIKNINRATGKKEIIISEKGRGFKLNYKAYIQAKLETTGDIFGYTPSERREKILLQVLFKSPKYLNIANLYEGYYVGYNSIKNDFALLSQSIDKYQLILEKRQKEIRVVGTEENIRIAINEVINNIDLSSYDDLKTEYSDLNKADVQFIVRQMEIIERKLMISIPYPYDINIFSHLYILINRFRQGEVEDFDEIDESYPVTNEKLHNIAIEAMEAIEHYLKMDLPKRETFNFLQYLISSRFNHDIELVPSKILPIVEEMTDFYIDQVAAKIEMPINKKQLKIELLSHMKPMVNRMNHQINIKNNLLSDIKLEYGKLFQIIKETARDVAETFQLNTISDDEVGYITIYFAKHIEQSPLVKRIIIMCSSGIGTSELLKVKVQKAFPDVEIVDVLSSTRFNNTLQDYQNIDFILTTVHAEHEKEIPSLLVSAMFTEKDKMMVKKLIETL; translated from the coding sequence ATGCTTCTAACGAAAACAGAGCGTGGATTAATCAACTTGTTGTTAACGAAAAATGATTTTTTAACAGCAAATCAACTTGCTGAAATGCTAGAAGTTTCCTCTAAAACCATTTACCGGAAAATTAAAAATATCAATCGTGCAACTGGCAAAAAGGAGATAATTATTTCTGAAAAGGGGCGTGGTTTTAAACTTAATTATAAAGCTTATATCCAAGCAAAGTTAGAAACAACTGGAGATATTTTTGGTTACACACCTTCTGAACGACGAGAAAAAATTTTATTACAAGTCTTATTTAAATCTCCAAAGTACTTAAACATAGCCAATTTATATGAAGGTTATTATGTGGGTTATAATTCGATAAAAAATGATTTTGCCCTTTTAAGTCAATCTATCGATAAATACCAATTAATCCTTGAAAAACGGCAAAAAGAAATACGTGTTGTTGGCACAGAAGAGAATATACGAATCGCGATTAATGAAGTAATTAATAATATAGACTTATCTAGTTATGATGATTTGAAAACAGAGTATAGTGATCTCAACAAAGCAGATGTTCAATTTATCGTTAGGCAAATGGAAATTATTGAACGTAAACTGATGATTAGTATTCCTTATCCCTATGACATTAACATCTTTTCACATCTATATATATTAATCAATCGTTTTCGACAAGGCGAAGTGGAAGACTTTGACGAGATAGATGAATCCTATCCAGTTACCAATGAAAAGCTTCATAATATTGCTATAGAGGCGATGGAAGCAATTGAACATTATTTGAAAATGGATTTACCAAAGCGTGAAACATTCAATTTTCTACAATATTTGATTTCTTCTCGCTTTAATCATGATATTGAACTCGTACCTAGCAAAATTTTACCCATTGTGGAGGAAATGACTGATTTTTATATTGATCAAGTTGCAGCAAAAATCGAAATGCCTATTAATAAAAAACAATTAAAAATCGAATTACTTAGTCATATGAAGCCGATGGTTAATCGAATGAATCATCAAATTAATATAAAAAATAATTTGTTAAGTGATATCAAATTAGAATACGGCAAACTTTTTCAAATCATCAAAGAGACTGCGCGAGATGTTGCCGAGACTTTTCAGTTGAATACGATATCAGATGATGAAGTTGGTTATATCACAATCTATTTTGCTAAACATATCGAACAATCACCACTTGTAAAAAGAATTATCATTATGTGTTCAAGTGGCATCGGAACATCCGAACTTTTAAAAGTCAAGGTTCAAAAAGCTTTTCCAGATGTCGAAATAGTAGACGTTTTATCCTCTACTAGATTCAATAACACTTTACAAGACTATCAGAATATTGATTTTATTCTAACAACAGTCCATGCAGAACATGAAAAAGAAATTCCATCGCTTCTTGTAAGTGCGATGTTTACAGAGAAAGATAAAATGATGGTGAAAAAATTAATCGAAACTTTATAG
- a CDS encoding ABC transporter ATP-binding protein, translating to MTLELHNVTKKFGSKIAVNDLSFRVEPGKILGLIGQNGAGKTTTFRLILHFLEATSGKITWEGKEVSKINPNIVGYLPEERGLYPNVTIEEQLIFFAELKGYPKQKMKAEIDNWLEKAEIVGKKTDLIKTLSKGNQQKIQLLSTIIHQPKLVILDEPFSGLDPVNAEILKKFVFDLRKSGAAIIFSSHRMENVEELCDSLLMLKKGSTVLQGTTESVKSVFGRKRLLIESNHSVEELAALPGVLNVKTQRDGVHQLEIENESDAEKIFEYVTKDGFIQTFSLQPPTLEEIFKWKAGEFHE from the coding sequence GTGACGCTTGAACTGCATAATGTTACGAAGAAATTTGGAAGTAAAATCGCTGTAAATGATTTATCGTTTCGCGTAGAACCAGGTAAAATACTCGGTTTAATTGGTCAAAATGGGGCTGGTAAAACCACTACTTTCCGGCTTATTTTGCATTTTTTAGAAGCTACTTCTGGAAAAATCACTTGGGAAGGGAAAGAAGTAAGCAAAATCAATCCGAATATTGTTGGATATTTACCAGAGGAACGGGGATTATACCCAAATGTCACTATTGAAGAACAATTGATATTTTTTGCCGAATTAAAAGGATATCCAAAACAAAAAATGAAAGCTGAAATAGACAATTGGCTTGAAAAAGCAGAAATTGTCGGTAAAAAAACAGATTTAATTAAAACTTTATCAAAAGGAAATCAACAAAAAATCCAACTATTAAGCACCATTATTCATCAACCAAAACTTGTCATTTTAGACGAACCTTTTAGTGGCTTGGATCCAGTTAATGCAGAAATATTAAAAAAGTTTGTATTCGATTTGCGAAAATCCGGAGCTGCTATCATTTTCTCAAGTCATCGTATGGAAAATGTGGAAGAACTTTGTGATTCTCTTTTGATGCTAAAAAAAGGTAGTACTGTCCTCCAAGGGACAACCGAGTCCGTGAAGTCCGTTTTTGGTCGTAAACGGTTGTTGATTGAATCCAACCATTCCGTGGAAGAACTTGCTGCTTTACCTGGAGTACTAAATGTCAAAACCCAGCGCGACGGCGTCCATCAACTAGAAATAGAAAACGAATCTGACGCCGAGAAAATTTTTGAATATGTAACAAAAGATGGCTTTATTCAAACCTTTAGCCTTCAACCGCCTACTCTCGAAGAAATTTTCAAATGGAAAGCTGGTGAATTTCATGAGTAA